Genomic segment of Gemmatimonadota bacterium:
GCCACCTGCACCGCTTCGACACGAGCAAGAAGTTCTCGACCTGGATCTACACGATTGCGAGCAATCTTTCGAAAAACGAGCTCCGGAACCGCTCCCGCAGCCCGCTCGTCCTTTTCCAGAAGCTCACGAACAACTGGGACGACGACCATCGCCCGCTCCAGTTCGAGGACGCGAGCATGCGCCCCGACGACCTCTACCGCAAGCGCTTTCTCCAGCGCATCGTCGAAGACACGGTGGAAAAACTTCCCGAGCACCACCGCCTCGTCTTCCGGCTCCGTGAGCTGGAGGGGAAGAGCTACGAGGAGATCTCCGAGATCACGGGCGTGAACCTCGGTACGGTCAAGAGCCGCCTCCATCGGGCGCGGAACTCCTTCGCTCAGAGGATCGAGCACCTCCTGAACTGAAGAGGTCACGGCCGTAGTCCACCTGCCGACCTTTCATGTTCGAAGCTCTTCGGGAAGCCTTCCGTCAGGCCGTCGAGAACTTCCGGGAAGAGCTGGGGCGCGACGAGGCCCCAGGCGCGCTCGCCCGCATCCACCGCACGCTCTCTCGGGAGCTTTCCCGAGCCGAAGGGCGGCTCCGCTCGCTCGAATCCGATCTGGAGAAGGTTCGGAAAGAGGCCCACGCCGAAGCGAATGAGGCCGCAGTTTGCCTCCGCCGGGAGGAGCTGGCCGTCCGGATCGACGATCTGGAGACGGCGCGAGTCGCCCGGGAGTATGCTGGGCGCCACCTCCGCCGCCAGGAGATCCTCGAGGAAAAGGGGCGGGTCCTCGCCACCGAGCTCCATGACCGCCGCGACGAGCTCATGGACATGAAGGCGCGTCTCGGTGAGCTCCTTGCCGACTCCGACGGGGCGCCCGGGGTGGCCGGGCTCGGGGACCCGGGATAAATTTCCCGCGCGAACGATCGGGTGGCTCGGGGGGATCTTGCAGCCGGGCACAGTTGGACGCTCAAGCCGGGTGGACCATGGAAAATTGGATCGGGGTTGGGATCTGGATCGTCCTGGGGGCGGTCATCGGCCTTGTGATGAAGGTCTTGAAGCGGGGTGGTGCGGACCGCCCAGGACACACGGCCATTCTCGCCATTTTCGGTGCCTTCGGCGCGGTGGTCGGCGGGATGCTCGGCGTCGGCTCGTTCCAGTTCGAGGACCCGAGGGCCCTGAGCATCGGCGGGATGGCCGGCGCGGTCTTCCTGAGCGCGCTCCTCACCTGGATCTACCGTTGGGGCACTCGCGCCCTGATCTGACGCCGCACGTCGCCCGGTTTCGGGACGAGCTTTTCGA
This window contains:
- a CDS encoding sigma-70 family RNA polymerase sigma factor, with product MSELSTDRHEAPHPDAAAAHRGLDELSDEELVTAHLDGRPGAFQELFDRYRDRLVHFITRKTGDSDRAQDLVQEAFIRVTRHLHRFDTSKKFSTWIYTIASNLSKNELRNRSRSPLVLFQKLTNNWDDDHRPLQFEDASMRPDDLYRKRFLQRIVEDTVEKLPEHHRLVFRLRELEGKSYEEISEITGVNLGTVKSRLHRARNSFAQRIEHLLN